The sequence below is a genomic window from Uranotaenia lowii strain MFRU-FL chromosome 2, ASM2978415v1, whole genome shotgun sequence.
GTTGTACCCGATTTCATCATCAATGGTCAAAGCTGGACGCAATGCTGCCTTCGAAAAGAATCTCTGGCAACAGAAAACCAAACCCCCAAGTAACGATTCATTTGAAAGAATCAAATCCAAGGAACTTCCGAAGCGCAATTCATACGATCGCGACTCATCAAATTCTAGTTCCGTCAGAAATGATGATATGTCTGACGTTCCTAAGTCTACATCTTTTCTCAGCAAATTGGAAATGCGGAAAAAGCTTCGTGCAGCTCAGAAAAGTTCCGTTTTATCAGTCCCTAAGGAACAGCCAATGGAGGAACTTGAGACAAAAGTCACTACATTGAACATAGTTCCTGCTGGCTTCAGCATGAGCAAGATTGCTTTCGAAAACGGAAAAGTTGTAGCAGGAGACTCGACAGACTACTCGGAACGTAAGAGCAAAAACAAATCACCCAATTTCAAACTACGCTCGAACAACACCAGTTCATCTTACTCAACAGCCAATGGGAGATCTCAGGAAAACGGCTATGATACTGGCAATGACAGTCGAAAAGTCTATGTGACTAAAAACAACAGCCGTTTCGATCAGCTTATAGAAGACGAAGCATGGTAAGATTTGTATAAAGCAAGCTGCTAAATTCTATTTTCAACTGGTATTCCTCCCAATTGTAATGATAAGTCGATTGCCTTTTTTTACTATTTGATAGTTACTATCTTTTCCGGTCTCTCAAAAGGCATCTTTCGCAAAACAACATAGAGTGCATAACAATTATATAGAGAGAATTAAAATGATCCCTGATAATAAGTCgagaatgacataaagatgttaaaacgactataatcgaaaaaggaaaaagacTCCGAATATTGACTTATTGACAAAAGAATCAATTATTGCATAactttaagtttttaagcttccTTCATTCGAAATGATGATTCAAGTATTGTCATTCTTATCCTATACTTTCAACACAAtctgtttttattcattttctttAACTTTATACCAAGCACCTTCACTATTTCAACTCTAGAAAGTCTTTCTCCATTAAAAGCTTCAGTTTGAATTCATAACTTCATTAGGGCCCGATGAGGCATAACCGTGCAGTATCTTACACAGGAGATCCTTGTTAAAGAATATAAAATCTtgcaaaaactaaaaatcatagttacaaaaaaagtaatccCTCAACAATTCATTCCCCTTTTCTTAAATTGGTTACAACtctaacagttgagtcgccgcgactattactaACATTTTAATTGTGAAAAGCACACTCGGCACAATAAAGTTAATGAGTAAAAGGTTTTACTAAAACTTGTTTTGGTCCTTGTTATGTGCTACGAAACAAGTTTATAAGTCGGATCTCAGCAGATGATCTACATCCGTCCTCAACAGGTTGTTCTGAGAGCATTGCTTGCATAAACTATCTACTACTTTGCATTTTTATGATTGGCATTAACATAAAAAGGTTCGGCCTATaacatttcctttttttctctcttgaaAACGCAATCGTATGTTCAGGCCAACAATTCTACAGAGTTACAATACTATTCCcgtacttttaaaaaataaatgaacacCTTGAAACAGCttcataaataatcaaatcGTACCAACATATTTGCAACCAACTGGCAACAACTTTAAGACAATCGTGGAGAAATGGATTGAGAGAAAACATGGaaaagtggacttctatatgacgcattTCTTCTTCGCAGTTGACATCACATGGGAAGGGATGTTTTACTGTGGTAGATTTATCCCGAAGTAGAGTGGATCTCAATGCCAGACGAGTCTTTTTTAGGATGTCATCTTCGTCGGAAATTATCGAAGTCGTAGACAGAGAAGATCAATTTGAGCAATTCTTGAAGTTTTTTGTTCAATTCTTAAATTGGTGTTACATTGTAAATATCTTTTAAAGGTACGGAAATTTTAGCCACCATGACTAAAATGTGCGAATATCAGACCTATTGtttccattttatgtttttctttttcaaataagagtaaaaatagttttttcaatgctttcttaGAATGCCTCATTCGTCAACAATATTAAATCAAAGTAAATAACCTTAAAGTTAGCGAGCTGTTCGAAGTTGTGGACTTGATTTGAGACACCGATGTTCCTTAccatttttaatatgaaaaaattgatgaaaaaatgaatttctccATCACGTGGTTAACTAGACATTGAGAGCTCAATACAATTGAATTATGTCCTCGTACTAGAAATGAAATGGATAGAATCAGTTTAAAATAGTTGCACAAGTTAAGTTTAAATTCGGATTACATATTGTGTTCAATGTTTCGTGAAGGATAATAGGCTCATTTTTACTTTTCTGTTATTTCATTCTATGAACTAACCCTTCcgtgataaaaaataatgcataaCTGTGAGAAAAACTAGAATgtctttaataataaaaataaataaaaaacaattcatCGGTTAAtagaaataaagtaaacaagaaaCAGAAAAAGTCGTATTTAAACTGCTGTTCCGATTGCCATTGATAATTTACTACTCTCAATCAACTGAAGAAAAAGAATGCCAGCAATAAGTATCCCTTCACAGCTGATCAATGACAACTAATGGTCGGTCATCGCGCACACCTGATTACAAGTTAGCATCCACAATCACTTTACAGCCATTGCAACCAATGCtttatcttttcttttctttacaGTGTGCGATCCAGTCTCTGCTATCATCGGGTGCTGGTGCACGGCAAAAGAATCCCCAAGCCAGTGGATCGATTGGAGGCAGCCAATTTTTGTCCTGAGGTACATCGGGAGCTAAGTCTGCTGAACTTTGGCTCGATTCATCGAATCCAAGCGTACGCCTGGCCGCATATTCTGCGGGGCAATTCGTTCTTCTGCGTCAATGCTGCCTTGACGGGCAAAACTTTTTCGTATCTACCGGCAATTTGCTCGGAAGTTATGGTAATTACAAAGTGGTTAATTTGGAGACGTTTTTCTAAACTAATTTTGGTTGCCTCATCTTTCACAGAAAATGCACGACGAAGATCTGGTTAAGAGTGGACCAGGACCAACGGTCATTATCATATCCAAATCATCGCGTGAAGTTCAACGGGTGGCAAGTTACTGTAAGAAAATGCTGAACTCTTCAGTGAACAAATCCATGGCCGTTGTGGAGGCTTGCGGTGCCAGAGACATTCCTAAAGCTTGTGTAAGTAAATGGAGTTTTTCAACAGCACGATGTTTTGTTTGCAATCAAATGTAGTGaaccaaataaaattattttttaagttttcttataatCCTACCTTTATAATAATCCAACATCTTTTTTCCAGAATCTCTTGCTAAATGGATGCGCTGTCCTAGTTGCCACAGCCCCTGCCTTCAAGCGAATATTTGAGAGCATGCCAAATGCATTGGTGAAGGAACGGATTATGGCAGTGGTTATCGATAACATCGACATGATCATTGAGCGTTTCGGCAGCGAGCTGCAACTGTTGTGCAAAGTTTGTGATAAACCGGAGCTTCAAATGGTCGTAACTGCTACCTATTGGAACCCCATGTTTACCGGCTTTCTCAAGAGATACAAGAACATGATCATATGCATTGGAGCTTACTTGGAGGCAGCGGCTTACGGGAAGTCAACtataacactgaaattgaatacCGAAGAAATGAAAATGCATAATATACTGACttttatgaaagaaaataattatcaaaacgAACGAACTCTGGTTGTGTGCAGTGAACCTGTGGAAGTGTACAATGTTGTGGAACAACTCAAGTCACAATCAATCACACATATGTTTTGCAACGATAAAACTACCCTGACAAAAATGagtaagtttgttttttttttttatatagatatttcgattgaacttgctcttagaccGCTATGTATCAAATTAACGGTTATATCATTTAAATCTTTCAGACGGTTTCAAGGAGTGGGACAATCAACTAGCCGGTGAAATGCACGTCATGGTATGCTACGACGATATTTTGCCGGAACTGGAAATATCCAAAGCTCAGCACATAATTCACTACAGCTTGCCAAGCTCGTGGACAAAGTTTACGCGTCGCTTCGCTTGTTCATTTGGCTATTACCAAGATCCGTTCCGCGATGATTGCATTGTACAGCAGAAACCTTCATCTTCAGTGATTCTGCTAGACGAAAACAACAACGAACAACTACCGAAGCTAGTGGAGTTTTTGCGAATACACAATCATGATGTTGCTGGACCGGTTTTGAAGTTGGCAAACGTTagtaaaattgttgttaaatcgaaaaaaagtagattttgattgtttatttatttttagaacattCGTATTCAACAAGAAGAACAAAAGCTCGCTGTCGGCAATCAGATTGACTTTTGTTCGCAAGTGCTTGAATTTGGTAAATGTCGAACAACGGGTTGTACGAAACGGCACGTTTTTACCACAAATGATCTTCGAATAGATTCGATAGTTCCCACCTGCGgtattattaaaatgaaaatatataatCTCTTTTCACCGACCTATTATACTGTGCGGATACTGGAGCATCGTGACTACGGCGAAAAGCAATGGAATAAAGTGAATGACCCGCAAAAGTTCCTTGAACTGGACCTGGAAATGCAGCAGCACTTTTCTAACGAAGATCGCCACTGCAATCATGGAGAGGTTCACTACAACGACTGGTGTGCAATTCACGACGAACATCGTTATTGGCGTTGCCGCATTATTAGTATCGACcagaaaaaattgtaagtttttatttctgaaaataagtattttcttcaactaaaattttttttttacagagaaaattcaataagcaagAAAGTGAAAGTGAAACTTCTAGATGTTGGACGTGCTATCGATTGCCTTTCCTCGGAACTGTTACATCTACCAAAAGACTTTTGCCGATTGCCCCCGCAGGCCATCGATATCCGGATTGTTGGAGTTGTACCACATGATCTTGAAACAGACTGGGATAAGCGGGTTACTCACACCATTCGTGAGTGGGTTCAAAAGTATACAGCTAATGATCGTTTTCATGTGGAGGGTAAAGTGATGTTGGCGATCCGGGATACCGTGTGGGTCGATACAATCCGGCTAGTGGAGCATTTGGAGGGTATCAATACGGAATTGCACGAGATTCATGTAAAGTCGGAAATTGTAGGTAAAAACTTCGGTGTAACTGATAAGGAACCGTTGGAGCTGCTAACAAAAATGGTAGAAGCATGTGAAATGTATCGCGACCGGAACAACGGGCCATCTCCTAAACCGGAAGATTTTGATCAACAAGTGGATGAAGAGGACAAAGCGCATGTTAGTGAAATTGATAGCACAGAATCGGATGAGTTTTTTCGGTTGAAGTCAAAGGAAAACACTGATAAATCAAAGACCAAAAAGAAAGTAATAGTACCGATTGAGATTACCGACGATTCTGATGCCAGCGTGCCAGTTC
It includes:
- the LOC129746931 gene encoding putative ATP-dependent RNA helicase SoYb translates to MEDDTIRITHYINPHMFWYKPVSAYVHNMDEKRFQLSIDEYCETHFRQVNDERNYEAFPGETVAVLDFDRNKWCRCVVDGILEDDGGDKLYNLWSIDDGVPIQSSYRYVNPLPEKFSSEAISKVKRGAIKNVLPSEWVYDYQEDRLMSKVASRWDDNAIQVLHSIIQNSSKIYFRSVTRHRVHNVMINFGDLEIVTRKNKVFSAAHVLKKIREKVSEVEPRDFFSKLLEINTTNGVRSLPDRDTGRSLKNHIISHDPSPLKPNKTRNDSKHLEKESNHTKQNGINVRELEKNGVHEEDFDESASMIQPYNARVQTSYQPKQDPVIEVSNSDEELYPISSSMVKAGRNAAFEKNLWQQKTKPPSNDSFERIKSKELPKRNSYDRDSSNSSSVRNDDMSDVPKSTSFLSKLEMRKKLRAAQKSSVLSVPKEQPMEELETKVTTLNIVPAGFSMSKIAFENGKVVAGDSTDYSERKSKNKSPNFKLRSNNTSSSYSTANGRSQENGYDTGNDSRKVYVTKNNSRFDQLIEDEACVRSSLCYHRVLVHGKRIPKPVDRLEAANFCPEVHRELSLLNFGSIHRIQAYAWPHILRGNSFFCVNAALTGKTFSYLPAICSEVMKMHDEDLVKSGPGPTVIIISKSSREVQRVASYCKKMLNSSVNKSMAVVEACGARDIPKACNLLLNGCAVLVATAPAFKRIFESMPNALVKERIMAVVIDNIDMIIERFGSELQLLCKVCDKPELQMVVTATYWNPMFTGFLKRYKNMIICIGAYLEAAAYGKSTITLKLNTEEMKMHNILTFMKENNYQNERTLVVCSEPVEVYNVVEQLKSQSITHMFCNDKTTLTKMNGFKEWDNQLAGEMHVMVCYDDILPELEISKAQHIIHYSLPSSWTKFTRRFACSFGYYQDPFRDDCIVQQKPSSSVILLDENNNEQLPKLVEFLRIHNHDVAGPVLKLANNIRIQQEEQKLAVGNQIDFCSQVLEFGKCRTTGCTKRHVFTTNDLRIDSIVPTCGIIKMKIYNLFSPTYYTVRILEHRDYGEKQWNKVNDPQKFLELDLEMQQHFSNEDRHCNHGEVHYNDWCAIHDEHRYWRCRIISIDQKKLENSISKKVKVKLLDVGRAIDCLSSELLHLPKDFCRLPPQAIDIRIVGVVPHDLETDWDKRVTHTIREWVQKYTANDRFHVEGKVMLAIRDTVWVDTIRLVEHLEGINTELHEIHVKSEIVGKNFGVTDKEPLELLTKMVEACEMYRDRNNGPSPKPEDFDQQVDEEDKAHVSEIDSTESDEFFRLKSKENTDKSKTKKKVIVPIEITDDSDASVPVLNDMSRVSASTSEKSKIDEPDPIVQVQRRKICEFYEGLEEGATYEVYVSQYYGPDDFYVCKIDKFSSIASAIKEFTENETNLVPLKKVEVGEYCLVLYDSAYQRTKIVDVEGQNARVFFLDIGGYETYGSIDLFELPDDVLKTAAFCAIKAKFACIQPREEKNGWDPEVSDRIYDEVLADYRTFNAKVIETLPDNPVDTFVNCKFYRLLLFDPNQELESWIFDEIVELKLARYIEDERPYSVDINFGDDDFRRLLDPNYDPSRKPADSGSDSEARIEEYIEPTPVVVEPAAVEPRKPPTKLSLLKQRLRRRKSAHAKSYPRLKSEFRSPKTMWRQDNSLIVIRISAPENVRYDLEMDSESLKLCYVEDDEKYLLSIIFFAAIIPELAVHEVRGLSIVVRVVKLVQSLQWPSLMRNGDKVPWLQQCMEVSNSDETDGFEGTYRGMPSVPNLDSTDSVSDEPDYSEHYDRFDPIDDDYFLRED